In a single window of the Pocillopora verrucosa isolate sample1 chromosome 4, ASM3666991v2, whole genome shotgun sequence genome:
- the LOC131792023 gene encoding uncharacterized protein isoform X2 has product MEKCRLNITLATGAVGWNTLVNNQLLIELAKNSKVKVTGLVPRSTQEQKEQAKKLNVELVDGQELDGFSSMELLSFPPDDLEIDVLFMHSYGLHEGKHAQNIRTAKKCKWFHIIHTIGEELAKYMDNKCEQESEHQLQLKLSRKADCVIAIGPKVADTFRSELCHCGKSNDVIDLTPGIMKELVGVRAFQQRGEIFRILISATWFAKYYKVKGLDIAAKAMTFLKEVSCHLIYIVNKDEDTEDLKNQLLQEGIELNQLTVRRLQSSNLENWKSQLCQVNLIIMPARTEGFGTTNLRAISADLPVLVSQNCGFGMALKKLPSGEEHVIKSNKPEVWAERIKEVLEKRPEDLMSEAKKLRKEYEEKYNWEKQCEDLVDRMLTMFPSKQDFKQCVEHGEESDQARGGDPEVQQCETKVMVYEERMPENGNLGSPELRLAGKKKINQSERKANKEMVDVLQSRTQELSLVTRESESKSMDYKEKVEIVQERTQEVGHAAAKEVKENGSGFDQADGAAATLDSVNDSKSNRNQTGKPVKAQDIPYSILSKICMKLNIKNDLSFKDFRLLGEKMGFDKDLTKVLEQKSNPTYELLQMWHSNPESTVENLLMILKDDEMERWDVATILEDWLEKKGIKN; this is encoded by the exons ATGGAGAAATGTAGATTAAACATAACCTTGGCCACTGGTGCAGTTGGATGGAACACATTGGTGAACAACCAGTTACTTATTGAACttgcaaaaaattcaaaagtgaaAGTGACTGGACTTGTGCCAAGAAGCACCCAGGAACAGAAAGAACAGGCCAAGAAGTTAAATGTTGAACTTGTTGATGGCCAAGAACTAGATGGTTTTTCTTCAATGGAACTCCTGTCTTTCCCACCAGATGATCTTGAAATTGATGTTTTGTTCATGCACTCATATGGGCTTCATGAGGGAAAACATGCACAGAACATAAGAACAGCTAAGAAATGTAAATGGTTTCACATCATCCATACCATTGGCGAAGAACTTGCTAAATATATGGATAACAAATGTGAGCAGGAGTCAGAGCACCAGCTACAGCTTAAACTGAGTCGGAAAGCAGACTGTGTAATTGCAATTGGTCCCAAAGTAGCAGACACCTTCAGATCTGAACTGTGTCATTGTGGAAAGAGCAATGATGTCATTGATTTAACTCCAGGGATCATGAAGGAATTGGTAGGTGTGCGAGCATTCCAACAACGTGGAGAAATCTTCCGCATCTTGATCAGTGCAACATGGTTTGCAAAGTATTACAAAGTAAAGGGGCTGGATATTGCAGCCAAGGCCATGACGTTCTTGAAAGAGGTATCATGCCATCTGATCTATATTGTCAACAAAGATGAAGATACTGAAGACCTCAAGAACCAACTCCTTCAGGAAGGGATTGAGCTGAACCAGCTTACTGTGCGACGTTTGCAAAGTTCTAACTTGGAAAATTGGAAGAGTCAGCTGTGTCAAGTCAATCTTATCATTATGCCAGCACGAACAGAGGGCTTCGGCACAACCAACCTCCGTGCTATTTCTGCTGACCTCCCAGTACTTGTCAGCCAGAATTGTGGTTTTGGAATGGCTCTGAAGAAATTACCCTCTGGAGAAGAACATGTCATTAAATCAAATAAACCTGAAGTTTGGGCAGAGAGGATAAAAGAAGTCCTAGAAAAAAGGCCAGAAGATCTGATGTCAGAAGCGAAGAAGCTTCGCAAAGAGTATGAGGAAAAATACAACTGGGAGAAGCAATGTGAAGATCTTGTTGACAGAATGCTTACAATGTTTCCAAGCAAACAAG ATTTCAAACAATGTGTTGAGCACGGTGAAGAGTCTGACCAAGCAAGGGGAGGGGATCCAGAAGTCCAGCAATGTGAAACCAAGGTAATGGTATATGAGGAGAGAATGCCTGAAAATGGTAACCTTGGAAGCCCAGAGCTGAGGcttgcaggaaaaaagaaaatcaaccaaAGTGAGAGAAAAGCTAACAAGGAGATGGTTGATGTTCTCCAGAGCAGGACTCAGGAACTGAGCCTTGTAACAAGAGAGTCTGAAAGTAAGAGCATGGACTACAAGGAAAAGGTTGAAATTGTCCAGGAGAGGACTCAGGAGGTGGGCCATGCAGCAGCAAAGGAGGTCAAGGAAAATGGAAGTGGATTTGATCAGGCAGATGGTGCCGCAGCAACATTAGATAGTGTTAATGATAGTAAATCAAACAGGAATCAGACAGGAAAGCCTGTCAAAGCTCAAGACATTCCTTATTCTATTTTGAGTAAAATCTGCATGAAACTTAACATAAAGAATGACTTGTCTTTTAAAGATTTTCGCCTGCTTGGAGAAAAAATGGGATTTGATAAAGATTTGACAAAAGTTTTAGAACAGAAAAGTAATCCTACTTATGAACTTCTTCAAATGTGGCATTCAAATCCTGAATCAACTGTGGAAAATCTTTTAATGATACTCAAAGATGATGAAATGGAGAGATGGGATGTTGCAACCATTCTGGAAGACtggttggaaaaaaaagggattAAGAATTAG
- the LOC131792023 gene encoding uncharacterized protein isoform X1, translating into MEKCRLNITLATGAVGWNTLVNNQLLIELAKNSKVKVTGLVPRSTQEQKEQAKKLNVELVDGQELDGFSSMELLSFPPDDLEIDVLFMHSYGLHEGKHAQNIRTAKKCKWFHIIHTIGEELAKYMDNKCEQESEHQLQLKLSRKADCVIAIGPKVADTFRSELCHCGKSNDVIDLTPGIMKELVGVRAFQQRGEIFRILISATWFAKYYKVKGLDIAAKAMTFLKEVSCHLIYIVNKDEDTEDLKNQLLQEGIELNQLTVRRLQSSNLENWKSQLCQVNLIIMPARTEGFGTTNLRAISADLPVLVSQNCGFGMALKKLPSGEEHVIKSNKPEVWAERIKEVLEKRPEDLMSEAKKLRKEYEEKYNWEKQCEDLVDRMLTMFPSKQEDFKQCVEHGEESDQARGGDPEVQQCETKVMVYEERMPENGNLGSPELRLAGKKKINQSERKANKEMVDVLQSRTQELSLVTRESESKSMDYKEKVEIVQERTQEVGHAAAKEVKENGSGFDQADGAAATLDSVNDSKSNRNQTGKPVKAQDIPYSILSKICMKLNIKNDLSFKDFRLLGEKMGFDKDLTKVLEQKSNPTYELLQMWHSNPESTVENLLMILKDDEMERWDVATILEDWLEKKGIKN; encoded by the exons ATGGAGAAATGTAGATTAAACATAACCTTGGCCACTGGTGCAGTTGGATGGAACACATTGGTGAACAACCAGTTACTTATTGAACttgcaaaaaattcaaaagtgaaAGTGACTGGACTTGTGCCAAGAAGCACCCAGGAACAGAAAGAACAGGCCAAGAAGTTAAATGTTGAACTTGTTGATGGCCAAGAACTAGATGGTTTTTCTTCAATGGAACTCCTGTCTTTCCCACCAGATGATCTTGAAATTGATGTTTTGTTCATGCACTCATATGGGCTTCATGAGGGAAAACATGCACAGAACATAAGAACAGCTAAGAAATGTAAATGGTTTCACATCATCCATACCATTGGCGAAGAACTTGCTAAATATATGGATAACAAATGTGAGCAGGAGTCAGAGCACCAGCTACAGCTTAAACTGAGTCGGAAAGCAGACTGTGTAATTGCAATTGGTCCCAAAGTAGCAGACACCTTCAGATCTGAACTGTGTCATTGTGGAAAGAGCAATGATGTCATTGATTTAACTCCAGGGATCATGAAGGAATTGGTAGGTGTGCGAGCATTCCAACAACGTGGAGAAATCTTCCGCATCTTGATCAGTGCAACATGGTTTGCAAAGTATTACAAAGTAAAGGGGCTGGATATTGCAGCCAAGGCCATGACGTTCTTGAAAGAGGTATCATGCCATCTGATCTATATTGTCAACAAAGATGAAGATACTGAAGACCTCAAGAACCAACTCCTTCAGGAAGGGATTGAGCTGAACCAGCTTACTGTGCGACGTTTGCAAAGTTCTAACTTGGAAAATTGGAAGAGTCAGCTGTGTCAAGTCAATCTTATCATTATGCCAGCACGAACAGAGGGCTTCGGCACAACCAACCTCCGTGCTATTTCTGCTGACCTCCCAGTACTTGTCAGCCAGAATTGTGGTTTTGGAATGGCTCTGAAGAAATTACCCTCTGGAGAAGAACATGTCATTAAATCAAATAAACCTGAAGTTTGGGCAGAGAGGATAAAAGAAGTCCTAGAAAAAAGGCCAGAAGATCTGATGTCAGAAGCGAAGAAGCTTCGCAAAGAGTATGAGGAAAAATACAACTGGGAGAAGCAATGTGAAGATCTTGTTGACAGAATGCTTACAATGTTTCCAAGCAAACAAG aAGATTTCAAACAATGTGTTGAGCACGGTGAAGAGTCTGACCAAGCAAGGGGAGGGGATCCAGAAGTCCAGCAATGTGAAACCAAGGTAATGGTATATGAGGAGAGAATGCCTGAAAATGGTAACCTTGGAAGCCCAGAGCTGAGGcttgcaggaaaaaagaaaatcaaccaaAGTGAGAGAAAAGCTAACAAGGAGATGGTTGATGTTCTCCAGAGCAGGACTCAGGAACTGAGCCTTGTAACAAGAGAGTCTGAAAGTAAGAGCATGGACTACAAGGAAAAGGTTGAAATTGTCCAGGAGAGGACTCAGGAGGTGGGCCATGCAGCAGCAAAGGAGGTCAAGGAAAATGGAAGTGGATTTGATCAGGCAGATGGTGCCGCAGCAACATTAGATAGTGTTAATGATAGTAAATCAAACAGGAATCAGACAGGAAAGCCTGTCAAAGCTCAAGACATTCCTTATTCTATTTTGAGTAAAATCTGCATGAAACTTAACATAAAGAATGACTTGTCTTTTAAAGATTTTCGCCTGCTTGGAGAAAAAATGGGATTTGATAAAGATTTGACAAAAGTTTTAGAACAGAAAAGTAATCCTACTTATGAACTTCTTCAAATGTGGCATTCAAATCCTGAATCAACTGTGGAAAATCTTTTAATGATACTCAAAGATGATGAAATGGAGAGATGGGATGTTGCAACCATTCTGGAAGACtggttggaaaaaaaagggattAAGAATTAG